One Vespa velutina chromosome 9, iVesVel2.1, whole genome shotgun sequence DNA segment encodes these proteins:
- the LOC124951770 gene encoding mitochondrial import receptor subunit TOM40 homolog 1-like has protein sequence MGIIYAIVNKEQNPYIASNKTDIPDCVPCPNEEDRKPGNPGSFEDLHKKVKDLYPQNFEGARLIIKKVLSSHFNVMHTITLSSVTPSGYKFGASYIGTKAVGLHEKYPIVKGDIIPNGNMTANFVHTLGCRFRFKLSTQVANFKYKASSSSIEYRSNDYTLALTLANPKFLKQQGIVVLHFLQAITSRITLGAEVACLRNSKITGGQQTLMCVAFRYNTGPATWSATLGEAGLHICYYRRASKQLQLGVEIETNMRIHESIATIVYQINIPYADLIFKGIVNSESSIGCVFEKKLYPIPESSLIISGHLNHLNQQFRVGVGLDIGV, from the coding sequence ATGGGTATTATATATGCCATtgtaaataaagaacaaaatccATATATAGCCTCAAATAAGACAGATATTCCTGACTGTGTACCATGCCCAAACGAAGAAGACAGAAAACCTGGAAATCCAGGGAGTTTCGAGGATCTTCATAAAAAAGTGAAGGATCTTTATCCACAAAATTTTGAGGGTGcaagattaataattaagaaagttCTCAGTTCCCATTTCAATGTAATGCACACAATAACGTTGAGTTCTGTAACTCCTTCGGGATACAAATTTGGCGCATCTTACATTGGCACTAAGGCAGTGGGCTTGCATGAGAAGTATCCGATTGTGAAAGGCGATATTATTCCAAATGGAAACATGACAGCAAATTTTGTACATACACTTGGATGTAGATTTAGATTCAAATTGTCTACGCAAGTTGCAAATTTTAAATACAAGGCTTCTAGTTCATCCATAGAATATCGGTCCAATGATTATACATTGGCATTAACATTAGCAAATCCAAAATTTTTAAAGCAGCAAGGAATTGTTGTATTACATTTCTTGCAAGCAATTACATCTAGGATTACATTGGGTGCAGAAGTAGCTTGTCTTCGAAATTCTAAAATTACTGGCGGTCAACAAACATTAATGTGTGTAGCATTCAGATATAATACAGGACCTGCAACATGGTCTGCTACTTTAGGAGAAGCTGGTCttcatatttgttattatagaaGAGCAAGCAAACAACTGCAACTTGGTGTTGAGATAGAAACTAATATGAGGATTCATGAATCAATTGCCACTATAGTATACCAAATTAATATACCATATGCTGATCTAATTTTCAAAGGCATTGTTAATTCAGAAAGTAGTATTGGTTGtgtatttgaaaagaaattatatccaATTCCAGAATCATCATTAATCATTAGTGGACACTTGAATCATCTGAATCAGCAATTTCGCGTAGGTGTAGGTCTTGATATT